One region of Megalopta genalis isolate 19385.01 chromosome 15, iyMegGena1_principal, whole genome shotgun sequence genomic DNA includes:
- the LOC143260581 gene encoding uncharacterized protein LOC143260581: MRFLFALTLLLTVLCVSMTLAQKDDYIHLPGKSCSDAPPCPDGRPCVMAKPRCNSGTCGTDPVPTCGPKS; this comes from the coding sequence ATGAGGTTCCTGTTCGCCCTGACGTTGCTTCTGACGGTGCTCTGCGTGTCGATGACGCTGGCACAGAAAGACGACTACATCCATCTGCCAGGCAAGAGCTGCAGCGATGCGCCACCCTGTCCCGACGGCAGACCCTGCGTGATGGCGAAGCCGCGATGCAACTCGGGCACTTGCGGAACAGATCCTGTGCCGACTTGCGGCCCGAAATCGTGA
- the LOC117228227 gene encoding ubiquinol-cytochrome c reductase complex assembly factor 5: MGIRRRIIKWIHNKVPGKFLGNFRFLPIFFVAGGLLEYTMIHWHAGGEVNFYNTYKKKRIEEAVQERLRNEIRSRAQNANT, from the coding sequence ATGGGTATAAGAAGAAGAATTATAAAATGGATACACAACAAAGTGCCTGGGAAATTTCTCGGTAACTTTCGTTTCTTACCAATATTCTTTGTCGCTGGTGGTTTGTTGGAGTATACTATGATACACTGGCACGCTGGAGGAGAGGTTAACTTTTACAATACATACAAGAAAAAACGGATCGAAGAGGCAGTTCAAGAAAGATTACGAAACGAGATAAGATCGCGAGCGCAGAATGCTAACACTTAA
- the BCAS2 gene encoding BCAS2 pre-mRNA processing factor, which produces MAGEVIVDALPYIDQGYDEPGVREAALAMVEEETRRYRPTKNYLEHLSSLNINAFETDVMKHEFERMQNRLPMEVLSMKRYELPPPPPGKMNDLAAWNESVENSSAQLEHQATRICNLELMMEYGCEAWKSYLEILVQLVGQAQKQLQSLRKKIQEVNWQRKSMQTQGGEKLRALEAQWVGLVSKNYEIEQACVHLEEEIQKSIVNKLEAVEINDVPGEEEPDIPGKSATEVMATEMTQQDQDD; this is translated from the exons ATGGCAGGAGAAGTAATCGTAGATGCGTTACCTTACATCGATCAAGGATACGATGAGCCCGGTGTTAGAGAAGCA GCCTTGGCGATGGTCGAAGAAGAGACGCGGCGATATAGACCAACGAAGAATTACCTAGAGCATTTATCGTCATTGAATATAAACGCTTTTGAAACGGACGTGATGAAACATGAATTTGAGCGAATGCAAAACCGTTTGCCCATGGAAGTACTCAGCATGAAACGTTATGAGTTGCCTCCTCCACCTCCAGGCAAGATGAACGATCTTGCTGCTTGGAACGAAAGTGTGGAGAACAGTAGCGCGCAACTGGAACACCAAGCTACTAG AATTTGTAATCTTGAATTAATGATGGAATATGGATGCGAAGCTTGGAAATCGTATCTGGAGATTTTAGTTCAATTAGTGGGCCAAGCACAAAAGCAACTCCAGTCCCTGAGAAAAAAGATTCAGGAGGTCAATTGGCAAAGAAAGTCTATGCAAACTCAAGGAGGGGAGAAGCTGAGAGCATTAGAAGCCCAGTGGGTGGGACTGGTGTCGAAGAATTATGAAATTGAACAGGCTTGCGTTCATTTAGAGGAAGAAATACAGAAATCCATAGTGAATAAATTGGAGGCTGTTGAAATTAATGATGTCCCAGGAGAGGAAGAACCTGACATTCCAGGAAAAAGTGCTACGGAAGTTATGGCAACAGAGATGACTCAACAAGATCAAGACGATTAA